One genomic window of Glycine soja cultivar W05 chromosome 9, ASM419377v2, whole genome shotgun sequence includes the following:
- the LOC114367141 gene encoding uncharacterized protein LOC114367141, which produces MNRSWIQAPRISDEYEKGVEDFLEFVQQHAPVLGEKYFCPCVNCVNGRRHSLDDIRSHLICDGFSRSYTNWIWHGELPDMSTTADTEAGMEYQKIHVCRNDWQKKAQEIQKYNDCPYVLSRGGYELLDKKLMDENRKRRDHLAEFTENPSLSLNPPSPVSRQLKGKMARTNHYGQMTSVAAQEISDKIVSSCVVHLQSLEEHATQRSFVPHGRQDILNTAIGRPEHPGRVRVAGTSVTISQYFGQASRASSTSSPSINQQQLAEIIGCIKDKIRKEVEEEIKQQDEAWRRAIEDQQRRNLEIMKQELKQTLKIELSRIASHQLAPIKAPEIQVLAASVSTKGSCAEPEAQGLPKEPSDVAADLMDLYEKPPPKSVEQPERGTVVAVDDDPLGELVKNLYVVYQQPIEWSWDGAKFGIHNSKNGFFITHADVIEIILGDKCLNISILQLWMMFMNDWSTSIGFAPIYGFLEPRSIHRAKDRRQEYEQYIETWVKESHREVYLGPYLNQAHWQLLVLCPRENIVVWFCSLRKKPDVHIKAAVSNAMKKISTTFQGKENGPTPQWIEPKSNVQAGGYECGYYVMHWMWCIVSDGVKNEWNKWFSDGTPLDSDTMTILRKKWAVYFLQLGKMDVN; this is translated from the exons ATGAATCGAAGTTGGATTCAAGCACCGCGCATAAGTGATGAGTATGAAAAGGGGGTTGAAGATTTCTTGGAGTTTGTGCAACAACATGCACCAGTGTtgggtgaaaaatatttttgtccatgTGTTAATTGTGTCAATGGAAGGCGTCATTCATTAGATGACATCCGATCACATCTTATTTGTGACGGCTTCAGTCGGAGTTATACAAATTGGATATGGCACGGTGAATTGCCAGACATGTCAACAACCGCCGACACTGAAGCGGGTATGGAGTACCAGAAAATTCATGTTTGTCGTAATGATTGGCAG AAGAAGGCGCAGGAAATTCAAAAATACAATGATTGCCCCTACgtattgtctcgtgggggttatgaactTCTTGACAAGAAACTTATGGACGAGAATAGGAAGCGTCGAGATCATCTAGCTGAGTTTACTGAAAATCCATCACTCAGCCTCAACCCTCCATCCCCAGTGTCGAGACAACTGAAggggaagatggcccgcacaaaTCATTATGGCCAAATGACCTCTGTAGCGGCACaagaaatttcagacaaaatTGTAAGTTCATGTGTTGTTCACTTACAGTCATTAGAGGAACACGCTACGCAGCGGAGCTTTGTTCCGCATGGGCGTCAGGACATACTAAACACGGCTATAGGCCGACCTGAGCATCCAGGCCGTGTTCGTGTCGCAGGGACAAGTGTCACAATAAGCCAATACTTTGGCCAAGCGTCACGTGCCTCtagcacgtcctcgccatcaatcAACCAACAACAATTGGCTGAAATCATCGGTTGCATTAAGGATAAGATACGGAAGGAGGTGGAAGAAGAAATCAAGCAGCAGGACGAGGCTTGGAGGAGGGCAATTGAAGACCAACAGAGACGCAATTTGGAGATAATGAAGCAAGAATTAAAACAAACACTTAAAATAGAGTTATCTCGTATTGCATCACATCAATTAGCCCCCATTAAGGCACCAGAAATACAGGTTTTAGCTGCAAGTGTGAGCACAAAGGGTAGCTGCGCTGAACCTGAGGCACAAGGATTACCTAAAGAGCCTTCTGATGTTGCTGCGGATCTAATGGACTTGTACGAG AAGCCTCCCCCGAAGTCGGTTGAACAGCCTGAGAGGGGCACTGTTGTGGCTGTAGATGATGATCCCCTGGGAGAATTGGTTAAGAACCTATATGTCGTTTACCAACAACCAATCGAGTGGTCATGGGACGGGGCAAAATTTGGGATACATAAttccaaaaatgggtttttcaTCACACATGCAGATGTTATTGAAATCATTTTAGGTGACAAATGTTTAAACATATCTATATTACAGTTGTGGATGAT GTTTATGAATGATTGGAGTACAAGCATAGGTTTTGCTCCAATTTATGGTTTCCTTGAGCCCCGATCTATACACCGCGCAAAGGACAGACGTCAAGAATATGAACAGTATATAGAAACGTGGGTCAAGGAATCACATCGAGAAGTGTACTTAGGACCTTACTTGAATCA GGCACATTGGCAACTTCTTGTTTTGTGTCCACGAGAGAATATTGtagtttggttttgttctttacgGAAAAAGCCTGATGTTCACATTAAGGCTGCAGTTAGCAA TGCAATGAAGAAAATATCCACTACTTTCCAAGGCAAGGAGAATGGACCTACACCTCAATGGATTGAACCAAAG AGTAATGTACAAGCCGGAGGCTATGAGTGTGGatattatgtgatgcattggatgtggtgCATAGTCAGTGATGGTGTGAAGAATGAATGGAACAAG TGGTTTTCTGATGGAACACCATTAGACAGTGACACCATGACGATACTACGCAAGAAATGGGCAGTCTATTTTCTACAACTTGGAAAGATGGATGTAAATTAG